One genomic segment of Falco peregrinus isolate bFalPer1 chromosome 7, bFalPer1.pri, whole genome shotgun sequence includes these proteins:
- the ZBTB2 gene encoding zinc finger and BTB domain-containing protein 2 isoform X1 gives MEVVCFSECKKMDLANHGLILLQQLNAQREFGFLCDCTVAIGDVYFKAHKSVLASFSNYFKMLFVHQTSECVRLKATDIQPDIFSYLLHLMYTGKMAPQLIDPVRLEQGIKFLHAYPLIQEASLASQGTFSHPDQVFPLASSLYGIQIADHQIRHPTKVTSATDKLGREPRPQTSRMNQEQVSEGSQLSQLATTLPQVTRTNISTSDPLPSSLSPELVSAAGNNSPAGEEANMEASSSDEQPASLTIAHVKPSIMKRNGSFPKYYACHLCGRRFNLRSSLREHLQIHTGVPFTSSQQGESNISLSLCNNTADKDAVEVPEAGMISDSELQQISDSPIIDGQQQSETPPPSDIADIDNLEQADQEREVKRRKYECSICGRKFIQKSHWREHMYIHTGKPFKCSTCDKSFCRANQAARHVCLNQSMDTYTMVDKQTLELCTFEEGSQMDNMLVQTNKPYKCNLCDKTFSTPNEVVKHSCQNQNSVFTLEEDRSILLGGGDTEATETDNAVLASIKKEQEAVLLD, from the exons ATGGAAGTCGTTTGCTTTTCAGAGTGTAAAAAAATGGATTTGGCCAACCACGGACTTATTCTGCTGCAGCAACTAAATGCTCAGAGGGAGTTTGGTTTCCTGTGTGACTGCACAGTTGCCATTGGTGATGTCTACTTCAAGGCACACAAATCGGTCCTTGCTTCTTTCTCCAACTACTTCAAGATGTTGTTTGTTCATCAAACCAG TGAATGTGTACGTTTGAAAGCAACTGACATACAGCCAGATATCTTCAGTTATCTCTTGCATTTGATGTACACTGGGAAGATGGCACCACAACTCATTGACCCAGTTCGACTAGAACAGGGAATAAAGTTTCTGCATGCATATCCACTAATTCAAGAGGCCAGCCTTGCAAGTCAGGGAACTTTTTCTCACCCAGATCAAGTTTTTCCATTAGCATCTTCATTATATGGCATTCAGATTGCAGATCACCAGATAAGACATCCCACTAAGGTTACATCAGCGACTGACAAACTCGGGCGAGAACCAAGGCCACAGACATCACGGATGAACCAAGAGCAGGTTTCTGAAGGCTCGCAGCTCTCGCAGTTAGCTACAACTCTGCCACAAGTGACCCGGACGAATATATCCACTTCCGACCCATTGCCATCTTCTTTATCTCCAGAATTGGTATCTGCTGCTGGTAACAACTCACCTGCAGGAGAAGAGGCCAATATGGAAGCATCTTCTTCAGATGAACAGCCTGCCTCACTCACAATAGCACATGTCAAGCCAAGCATCATGAAAAGGAACGGAAGCTTCCCAAAATACTATGCCTGCCACCTCTGCGGTCGCCGGTTCAATTTGCGAAGTAGTTTGCGTGAGCACCTGCAGATCCACACAGGAGTTCCCTTCACATCTAGCCAGCAGGGAGAAAGTAATATTTCTTTGTCTCTGTGTAACAACACAGCTGATAAAGATGCCGTGGAAGTGCCTGAAGCAGGGATGATTAGTGACAGCGAGCTACAGCAGATCTCAGACTCCCCAATAATTGACGGGCAGCAGCAGTCGGAGACACCGCCCCCCTCTGATATTGCAGACATAGACAACTTGGAGCAGGCAGATCAAGAGAGGGAAGTAAAAAGACGGAAATACGAATGTTCCATCTGTGGTCGCAAATTTATTCAGAAAAGCCACTGGAGGGAGCACATGTACATACACACGGGGAAGCCCTTCAAGTGCAGCACTTGTGACAAAAGCTTTTGTAGGGCTAACCAGGCTGCCAGACACGTGTGCCTAAACCAGAGCATGGACACGTACACGATGGTGGACAAACAGACTCTGGAACTCTGTACATTTGAGGAAGGCAGTCAAATGGACAACATGCTAGTACAGACCAACAAGCCCTACAAATGTAACTTGTGTGACAAAACGTTTTCAACTCCCAATGAAGTAGTTAAACATTCGTGCCAAAATCAAAACTCTGTCTTTACACTAGAAGAAGATCGCTCCATTCTGCTAGGTGGTGGGGACACAGAAGCCACAGAGACTGATAATGCAGTGTTAGCCTCCATCAAAAAGGAGCAGGAAGCAGTGTTGTTAGACTGA
- the ZBTB2 gene encoding zinc finger and BTB domain-containing protein 2 isoform X2, with protein MDLANHGLILLQQLNAQREFGFLCDCTVAIGDVYFKAHKSVLASFSNYFKMLFVHQTSECVRLKATDIQPDIFSYLLHLMYTGKMAPQLIDPVRLEQGIKFLHAYPLIQEASLASQGTFSHPDQVFPLASSLYGIQIADHQIRHPTKVTSATDKLGREPRPQTSRMNQEQVSEGSQLSQLATTLPQVTRTNISTSDPLPSSLSPELVSAAGNNSPAGEEANMEASSSDEQPASLTIAHVKPSIMKRNGSFPKYYACHLCGRRFNLRSSLREHLQIHTGVPFTSSQQGESNISLSLCNNTADKDAVEVPEAGMISDSELQQISDSPIIDGQQQSETPPPSDIADIDNLEQADQEREVKRRKYECSICGRKFIQKSHWREHMYIHTGKPFKCSTCDKSFCRANQAARHVCLNQSMDTYTMVDKQTLELCTFEEGSQMDNMLVQTNKPYKCNLCDKTFSTPNEVVKHSCQNQNSVFTLEEDRSILLGGGDTEATETDNAVLASIKKEQEAVLLD; from the exons ATGGATTTGGCCAACCACGGACTTATTCTGCTGCAGCAACTAAATGCTCAGAGGGAGTTTGGTTTCCTGTGTGACTGCACAGTTGCCATTGGTGATGTCTACTTCAAGGCACACAAATCGGTCCTTGCTTCTTTCTCCAACTACTTCAAGATGTTGTTTGTTCATCAAACCAG TGAATGTGTACGTTTGAAAGCAACTGACATACAGCCAGATATCTTCAGTTATCTCTTGCATTTGATGTACACTGGGAAGATGGCACCACAACTCATTGACCCAGTTCGACTAGAACAGGGAATAAAGTTTCTGCATGCATATCCACTAATTCAAGAGGCCAGCCTTGCAAGTCAGGGAACTTTTTCTCACCCAGATCAAGTTTTTCCATTAGCATCTTCATTATATGGCATTCAGATTGCAGATCACCAGATAAGACATCCCACTAAGGTTACATCAGCGACTGACAAACTCGGGCGAGAACCAAGGCCACAGACATCACGGATGAACCAAGAGCAGGTTTCTGAAGGCTCGCAGCTCTCGCAGTTAGCTACAACTCTGCCACAAGTGACCCGGACGAATATATCCACTTCCGACCCATTGCCATCTTCTTTATCTCCAGAATTGGTATCTGCTGCTGGTAACAACTCACCTGCAGGAGAAGAGGCCAATATGGAAGCATCTTCTTCAGATGAACAGCCTGCCTCACTCACAATAGCACATGTCAAGCCAAGCATCATGAAAAGGAACGGAAGCTTCCCAAAATACTATGCCTGCCACCTCTGCGGTCGCCGGTTCAATTTGCGAAGTAGTTTGCGTGAGCACCTGCAGATCCACACAGGAGTTCCCTTCACATCTAGCCAGCAGGGAGAAAGTAATATTTCTTTGTCTCTGTGTAACAACACAGCTGATAAAGATGCCGTGGAAGTGCCTGAAGCAGGGATGATTAGTGACAGCGAGCTACAGCAGATCTCAGACTCCCCAATAATTGACGGGCAGCAGCAGTCGGAGACACCGCCCCCCTCTGATATTGCAGACATAGACAACTTGGAGCAGGCAGATCAAGAGAGGGAAGTAAAAAGACGGAAATACGAATGTTCCATCTGTGGTCGCAAATTTATTCAGAAAAGCCACTGGAGGGAGCACATGTACATACACACGGGGAAGCCCTTCAAGTGCAGCACTTGTGACAAAAGCTTTTGTAGGGCTAACCAGGCTGCCAGACACGTGTGCCTAAACCAGAGCATGGACACGTACACGATGGTGGACAAACAGACTCTGGAACTCTGTACATTTGAGGAAGGCAGTCAAATGGACAACATGCTAGTACAGACCAACAAGCCCTACAAATGTAACTTGTGTGACAAAACGTTTTCAACTCCCAATGAAGTAGTTAAACATTCGTGCCAAAATCAAAACTCTGTCTTTACACTAGAAGAAGATCGCTCCATTCTGCTAGGTGGTGGGGACACAGAAGCCACAGAGACTGATAATGCAGTGTTAGCCTCCATCAAAAAGGAGCAGGAAGCAGTGTTGTTAGACTGA